One Littorina saxatilis isolate snail1 linkage group LG1, US_GU_Lsax_2.0, whole genome shotgun sequence genomic window carries:
- the LOC138965185 gene encoding uncharacterized protein, translating into MFKVSSFVLITLRPTSKTILQRGSLVWNAVPTLFAVPNPPPKVASGRKPPSQRVATNEASTDLSPDAQIVQPDDIQAILEDIGCKASKSSSSPSPHEAELRQKVNKLRSKVFRLEKKTMEPRVKRASKLAKPPKKDFVVEQLSHILSGEASYFAIYACYIFTGYLLLCPILAETGTHVTKELKESQ; encoded by the exons atgttcaaggtctcaagctttgtactgatcactttgaggccaaccagtaaaacaatcctgcagagaggatcacttgtgtggaatgctgtcccgacattgtttgcagtgcccaatccaccaccgaag gttgctagtgggaggaagccaccatcgcaaagggtagctacaaatgaagccagcaccgacctgtcgcctgatgcacaaattgttcaaccag atgacattcaggcgatcctggaggacataggatgtaaagcatcaaagtcgtcatcctccccatcccctcatgaagcggaacttcggcagaaggtcaacaaactgaggagcaaggttttccgattagaaaagaaaacgatggaaccccgtgtaaaacgagcgagtaaattagccaagcctcccaagaaagactttgtagtagaacagttgtctcatatattatcaggcgaggcgagctattttgccatttatgcctgttacatatttaccggttatctgctgctgtgtccaatcctggcagagacgggaacgcatgttaccaaggagctgaaggagagtcaatga